A single genomic interval of Nonomuraea rubra harbors:
- a CDS encoding AI-2E family transporter, with protein sequence MIGGIGMGPWRLLGWFAVIAVAFFCLYHVRTVAISIIIGVFLTALLRPPARWLTSRGLGRAAATTIVFVGGLLLAGAVIALVVPPTVDSVSELRASVGKVLDDLHNLAARIGLDDRQLLTQARDYLSGQSRQITTGALAGVRTVGEIVVGAVLAVILSVYFVHGGDRLFRWLVELLPAAARPRVTETGGLIFSVIGRYIHGVALVGLVDAFFIGMALWILGVPVALPLAVLTFVGAFLPVVGAFFAGLLAAVVALVAKGWLVALIVVAVTLAVQQIEGHVLAPQIYGKALDLPGAVILVAITVGSVIAGIAGAFLAAPVTSVIVALLRHPRSA encoded by the coding sequence ATGATCGGGGGGATCGGGATGGGGCCGTGGCGGCTGCTGGGGTGGTTCGCGGTCATCGCGGTGGCCTTCTTCTGCCTCTACCACGTGCGTACGGTGGCCATCTCGATCATCATCGGTGTCTTCCTGACCGCGCTGCTGCGGCCCCCGGCCCGCTGGCTCACCTCGCGCGGGCTGGGCAGGGCGGCGGCCACCACGATCGTCTTCGTCGGCGGGCTGCTGCTGGCCGGCGCGGTGATCGCGCTGGTGGTGCCGCCCACCGTGGACAGCGTGTCGGAGCTGCGGGCCAGCGTCGGCAAGGTGCTCGACGACCTGCACAACCTGGCGGCCAGGATCGGGCTCGACGACCGGCAGCTCCTCACCCAGGCCAGGGACTACCTGTCGGGCCAGAGCCGCCAGATCACCACCGGGGCGCTGGCCGGGGTCAGGACGGTCGGCGAGATCGTGGTCGGGGCCGTCCTGGCGGTCATCCTGTCGGTGTACTTCGTGCACGGCGGCGACCGGCTCTTCCGCTGGCTGGTGGAGCTCCTGCCGGCCGCCGCCAGGCCGCGCGTGACCGAGACCGGCGGCCTGATCTTCTCGGTGATCGGCAGGTACATCCACGGCGTCGCGCTCGTGGGGCTGGTGGACGCGTTCTTCATCGGGATGGCGCTGTGGATCCTGGGCGTGCCGGTGGCGCTGCCGCTGGCGGTGCTGACGTTCGTGGGGGCGTTCCTGCCGGTGGTGGGGGCGTTCTTCGCCGGGCTGCTGGCGGCCGTGGTGGCGCTCGTGGCCAAGGGGTGGCTGGTGGCGCTGATCGTGGTGGCGGTGACCCTGGCGGTGCAGCAGATCGAGGGGCACGTGCTGGCGCCGCAGATCTACGGCAAGGCCCTCGACCTGCCGGGCGCCGTCATCCTGGTGGCGATCACGGTGGGCAGCGTGATCGCGGGGATCGCGGGAGCGTTCCTGGCCGCCCCGGTGACCTCGGTCATCGTGGCTCTGCTCCGCCACCCGCGCTCCGCCTGA
- a CDS encoding HAD family hydrolase, with the protein MRWVTFDCFGTLIDWRHGIRTSAELIAPGQGARLLEAYNRHEHAVQAESPAVRYRHVLAEALRRACEEEKVELGADDATVLAETLPYWPVFPDVAAELSALREAGWRLALLTNCDRDLIAQTRRRLPVPFEAVVTAEDAGAYKPSDAHFELFRSSYEPEVWVHAAQSYFHDMEPAHRLGLPRVWINRHGARPSDPSIVPHELPGLGGLLAAVETAAAPS; encoded by the coding sequence ATGAGATGGGTCACGTTCGACTGTTTCGGAACTCTGATCGACTGGCGGCACGGCATCCGCACCAGCGCCGAGCTGATCGCGCCGGGGCAGGGGGCGCGGCTGCTGGAGGCGTACAACCGGCACGAGCACGCCGTCCAGGCCGAGTCCCCCGCCGTGCGCTACCGCCACGTGCTGGCCGAGGCGCTGCGCAGGGCGTGCGAGGAGGAGAAGGTGGAGCTCGGCGCCGACGACGCCACGGTGCTGGCCGAGACGCTCCCCTACTGGCCGGTGTTCCCCGACGTGGCGGCCGAGCTGTCGGCGCTGCGCGAGGCGGGGTGGCGGCTGGCGCTGCTGACCAACTGCGACCGCGACCTCATCGCGCAGACGCGGCGGCGGTTGCCGGTGCCGTTCGAGGCGGTGGTGACGGCCGAGGACGCGGGCGCGTACAAGCCGTCGGACGCGCACTTCGAGCTGTTCAGGAGCTCGTACGAGCCGGAGGTGTGGGTGCACGCGGCGCAGAGCTACTTCCACGACATGGAGCCCGCCCACCGGCTGGGCCTGCCCCGCGTGTGGATCAACCGCCACGGCGCGCGGCCGTCCGACCCGTCGATCGTCCCGCACGAGCTGCCCGGCCTGGGCGGGCTGCTCGCGGCGGTCGAGACCGCCGCCGCGCCCTCCTAG
- a CDS encoding DivIVA domain-containing protein, giving the protein MRSGYDPVEVDALIGRIESTLGRGSHLLEPVTADEVRTATFRAKRGGYQETAVDFALEAFVVALEAQAKRPIRLAMAEPTGEMLREQWFETQAARVERVAFRPGRMGTGYNEDEIDAFLDRIVATLRGTTDYPVTAKEVREAKFSTVMFRAGYLIADVDSFLAGIADVLDQRAR; this is encoded by the coding sequence ATGCGTTCAGGCTATGACCCCGTCGAGGTGGACGCCCTGATCGGGCGGATCGAATCGACCCTTGGCAGAGGCTCGCACCTGTTGGAGCCCGTCACCGCCGACGAGGTCCGTACGGCCACGTTCCGCGCGAAACGCGGCGGTTACCAGGAGACCGCCGTGGACTTCGCGCTGGAGGCGTTCGTGGTGGCGCTGGAGGCCCAGGCCAAGCGGCCCATCCGCCTGGCCATGGCCGAGCCCACCGGCGAGATGCTGCGCGAGCAGTGGTTCGAGACGCAGGCGGCACGGGTCGAGCGGGTGGCGTTCCGGCCCGGCCGCATGGGCACCGGTTACAACGAGGACGAGATCGACGCCTTCCTCGACCGGATCGTGGCCACGCTGCGCGGCACGACCGACTACCCGGTGACGGCCAAGGAGGTCCGCGAGGCGAAGTTCTCGACCGTGATGTTCAGGGCCGGGTACCTGATCGCGGACGTGGACTCGTTCCTCGCGGGCATCGCCGACGTGCTGGACCAGCGGGCCCGATAG
- a CDS encoding ABC transporter ATP-binding protein encodes MHLSKVSFRYRRRDPLVIEDADARLAAGDVIELTGVNGAGKSTLLRLLAGLARPTTGTIAGRPPVVGFAPDRFPASQPFTVTAYLRHMSRVRGGARWEPWIERLNMGHLLDTPLADLSKGSAHKVGLAQALMAEPGLLILDEPFAGLDADTREALPAIAMEVAERGGIVIASDHQGGMRGLPGLRHWSMVDGHLKEGTAAPLPAAPAQATVAVTLPAGELQRFLARMREEGFQAREIEETR; translated from the coding sequence ATGCACCTCTCCAAGGTCTCCTTCCGTTACCGAAGACGTGATCCTCTCGTCATCGAAGACGCCGACGCCCGCCTCGCCGCCGGCGACGTCATCGAGCTGACCGGCGTGAACGGAGCCGGCAAGTCCACGCTGCTCCGCCTCCTCGCCGGCCTCGCCAGGCCGACCACCGGCACGATCGCCGGCCGGCCGCCGGTGGTCGGGTTCGCCCCCGACCGGTTTCCGGCGAGCCAGCCGTTCACCGTCACGGCGTACCTGCGGCACATGTCCCGCGTACGCGGCGGCGCCCGCTGGGAGCCGTGGATCGAGCGCCTGAACATGGGGCACCTGCTCGACACCCCGCTCGCCGACCTGTCGAAGGGCAGCGCGCACAAGGTCGGACTGGCCCAGGCGCTGATGGCCGAGCCGGGGCTGCTGATCCTGGACGAGCCGTTCGCGGGCCTCGACGCCGACACACGCGAGGCGCTGCCCGCGATCGCGATGGAGGTGGCGGAGCGGGGCGGGATCGTCATCGCCAGCGACCACCAGGGCGGCATGCGCGGGCTGCCCGGCCTGCGCCACTGGTCGATGGTGGACGGTCACCTCAAGGAGGGCACCGCGGCGCCCCTGCCCGCGGCTCCGGCGCAGGCCACCGTGGCCGTCACGCTGCCCGCCGGGGAGTTGCAGAGGTTCCTGGCGCGGATGCGCGAGGAAGGGTTCCAGGCCCGCGAGATAGAGGAGACCCGTTGA
- the rlmN gene encoding 23S rRNA (adenine(2503)-C(2))-methyltransferase RlmN has translation MSQPPGQLTFVAPRRAKPARHLADLSMADRRAAVTELGEKAFRADQLSRHYFERHTTDVQAMTDLPAAAREKLSALLPTLLTPVKEQTTDRGTTRKTLWRLFDGALVESVLMRYPDRVTMCVSSQAGCGMNCPFCATGQAGLTRNMSTAEIVEQVVAGARALAAGEVPGGPGRVSNVVFMGMGEPLANYKQVIGAVRRLVEPAPHGLGISARGVTVSTVGLVPAIGKLADEGLPVTLALSLHAPDDELRDTLVPINTRWKVSEVLDAAWAYAARTKRRVSIEYALIKDVNDQEWRADLLGKLVKNKLVHVNLIPLNPTPGSKWTASRPEDERAFVRRLEFHGVPVTVRDTRGREIDGACGQLAAAE, from the coding sequence GTGTCCCAGCCTCCAGGTCAGCTCACCTTCGTCGCGCCGCGGCGGGCCAAGCCCGCACGGCACCTGGCCGACCTGTCGATGGCAGACCGGCGGGCCGCCGTGACGGAGCTGGGCGAGAAGGCCTTCCGCGCCGACCAGCTCTCGCGCCACTACTTCGAGCGGCACACCACCGACGTGCAGGCCATGACCGACCTGCCCGCGGCGGCCAGGGAGAAGCTCTCCGCCCTGCTGCCCACGCTGCTCACGCCGGTCAAGGAGCAGACCACCGACCGCGGCACCACCCGCAAGACGCTGTGGCGGCTGTTCGACGGGGCGCTGGTGGAGTCGGTGCTCATGCGCTACCCCGACCGGGTCACGATGTGCGTGTCGTCGCAGGCCGGATGCGGCATGAACTGCCCGTTCTGCGCCACCGGGCAGGCCGGGCTGACCCGCAACATGTCCACCGCCGAGATCGTCGAGCAGGTCGTGGCCGGAGCCCGCGCGCTGGCCGCCGGAGAGGTGCCCGGCGGGCCCGGGCGGGTCAGCAACGTCGTGTTCATGGGCATGGGCGAGCCGCTGGCCAACTACAAGCAGGTGATCGGGGCGGTGCGCCGCCTGGTGGAGCCGGCGCCGCACGGGCTCGGCATCTCCGCGCGCGGCGTCACGGTCTCCACCGTGGGGCTGGTGCCCGCCATCGGCAAGCTCGCCGACGAGGGGCTGCCGGTCACGCTCGCGCTGTCGCTGCACGCCCCGGACGACGAACTGCGCGACACGCTGGTGCCGATCAACACGCGCTGGAAGGTCAGCGAGGTGCTCGACGCCGCCTGGGCGTACGCGGCCAGGACCAAGCGGCGGGTGTCGATCGAGTACGCGCTGATCAAGGACGTCAACGACCAGGAGTGGCGGGCCGACCTGCTCGGCAAGCTCGTCAAGAACAAGCTCGTGCACGTGAACCTGATCCCGCTCAACCCGACCCCCGGCTCCAAGTGGACGGCCTCGCGGCCGGAGGACGAGCGGGCGTTCGTGCGGCGGCTGGAGTTCCACGGCGTGCCGGTGACGGTGCGCGACACGCGCGGGCGCGAGATCGACGGCGCCTGCGGCCAGCTCGCCGCCGCCGAATAA
- a CDS encoding suppressor of fused domain protein, with amino-acid sequence MAIFRSASGEGGTEVVLAAGNPYGSRTLVVERDEDSSVAYLCSPDGTVHGAVWLANHRPAPAVVDLARINAGRPPLMPRSGTLHPDGRRPLGQLSPLWFEEGDGVALYEDDELLAVIPGWADMSRGMPGYARDAVGESPFAWALSEALEGLRPRISNARSYWRWRHSEGSWPSFQQFVMGHLDRVLGPAGRYWDASGERLPTVGITERPPHGERGFTVLSTVGMSCQRMPTVEQWIDKPGAYARIELAVATRDDPKEAALLLVWLSQYPWHSVTWLGHGHTAKWYHEPSTFPLGPQYSGVLMQANPGHMPDMSGFAFGGEVVRWLWLSPVTTQALQAH; translated from the coding sequence ATGGCGATTTTTCGGTCGGCATCCGGCGAGGGAGGCACCGAGGTCGTCCTTGCCGCCGGCAACCCGTACGGGAGCCGGACGCTCGTGGTCGAGCGGGACGAGGACTCCTCGGTAGCTTACCTGTGCTCGCCCGACGGCACGGTCCACGGAGCCGTCTGGCTGGCCAACCATCGCCCTGCCCCGGCCGTCGTGGACCTCGCCCGCATCAACGCCGGCCGGCCGCCGCTCATGCCCAGGTCCGGCACGCTGCATCCCGACGGCCGCCGGCCGCTCGGGCAGCTCAGCCCGCTGTGGTTCGAGGAGGGCGACGGCGTGGCGCTGTACGAGGACGACGAATTGCTCGCGGTCATCCCCGGCTGGGCCGACATGAGCAGGGGCATGCCCGGTTACGCGCGCGACGCGGTGGGCGAGTCGCCGTTCGCCTGGGCGCTGTCGGAGGCGCTGGAAGGGCTGCGCCCGCGGATCTCGAACGCCAGGTCCTACTGGCGCTGGCGGCACAGCGAGGGGTCGTGGCCGTCGTTCCAGCAGTTCGTGATGGGTCATCTGGACCGGGTGCTGGGGCCGGCGGGCCGGTACTGGGACGCCAGCGGCGAGCGGCTGCCGACCGTCGGCATCACCGAGCGGCCGCCGCACGGCGAGCGCGGCTTCACCGTGCTGTCCACGGTGGGGATGAGCTGCCAGCGCATGCCGACGGTGGAGCAGTGGATCGACAAGCCCGGCGCGTACGCCAGGATCGAGCTGGCCGTGGCCACCCGCGACGACCCGAAGGAGGCGGCGCTGCTGCTGGTGTGGTTGTCGCAGTATCCGTGGCACTCGGTGACGTGGCTGGGCCACGGGCACACGGCGAAGTGGTATCACGAGCCTTCGACGTTCCCGCTGGGCCCGCAGTACTCGGGGGTCCTGATGCAGGCCAACCCCGGCCACATGCCCGACATGTCAGGATTCGCGTTCGGGGGCGAGGTCGTCCGGTGGCTCTGGCTCTCGCCCGTCACCACGCAGGCCCTGCAGGCCCACTAG
- a CDS encoding phosphatidate cytidylyltransferase has product MEERTAGTSSSGGSRTGRNLPAAIAVGLVLAGLVLGTVYTIKELFLLVVAGAVGVGVLELVKAFATRDIRVPAVPVLAGLVAMQVGAYWGGPEWLLATFAVFAFVLLIWRMFSDGTDGYVRDASASVFTLFYPAMLSAFVALMLHPDDGNHRVLIFIAVTVASDIGGYVAGVLFGRHQLTVISPKKTWEGLAGSVVACTAVGAWLVTWLLDGQLWQGALIGALAALLATVGDLVESMIKRDLGIKDMGTILPGHGGLMDRLDSLVTTLVPVWLLMTLFF; this is encoded by the coding sequence GTGGAAGAACGTACGGCTGGCACCAGCTCGAGCGGCGGCAGCCGTACCGGCAGGAACCTGCCCGCCGCCATCGCGGTCGGCCTGGTCCTGGCAGGGCTGGTCCTGGGCACCGTCTACACCATCAAGGAGCTGTTCCTCCTGGTGGTCGCGGGCGCGGTCGGCGTCGGTGTGCTGGAGCTGGTCAAGGCCTTCGCCACCCGTGACATCAGGGTCCCCGCCGTGCCCGTGCTGGCGGGCCTGGTGGCGATGCAGGTGGGGGCGTACTGGGGCGGGCCGGAGTGGTTGCTGGCCACGTTCGCGGTGTTCGCGTTCGTGCTGCTGATCTGGCGGATGTTCAGCGACGGGACGGACGGTTACGTACGGGACGCGTCGGCGTCGGTGTTCACGCTGTTCTATCCCGCGATGCTGAGCGCGTTCGTGGCCCTGATGCTGCATCCGGACGACGGCAACCACCGCGTGCTCATCTTCATCGCGGTGACCGTGGCGAGCGACATCGGCGGGTACGTCGCGGGCGTGCTGTTCGGCAGGCACCAGCTCACGGTGATCAGCCCGAAGAAGACCTGGGAGGGGCTGGCCGGGTCGGTCGTGGCGTGCACGGCGGTCGGGGCCTGGCTGGTGACGTGGCTGCTGGACGGGCAGCTCTGGCAGGGCGCGCTGATCGGGGCGCTGGCGGCGCTGCTGGCGACCGTGGGCGACCTGGTCGAGTCGATGATCAAGCGGGATCTCGGCATCAAGGACATGGGCACGATCCTGCCGGGGCACGGCGGGCTGATGGACCGGCTGGACTCGCTGGTGACCACGCTGGTGCCGGTCTGGCTGCTGATGACGCTGTTCTTCTAG
- the frr gene encoding ribosome recycling factor, which translates to MIDETLLEAEEKMDKAVSVAKEDFASIRTGRVTPSMFNKINAEYYGTPTPVQQLASFHVPEARMVTIQPYDKGSTNAIIKAIRDSDLGVNPTDDGQVIRVTFPELSEERRKEYIKVARNKGEHAKVSIRNIRRSAKETLDKMIKDGEAGEDEVRRAEKELDDLTQKHVAKIDELLKHKEAELLEV; encoded by the coding sequence GTGATCGACGAAACCCTCCTCGAAGCCGAGGAAAAGATGGACAAGGCCGTTTCGGTCGCGAAGGAGGACTTCGCGAGCATCCGTACGGGCCGGGTCACCCCCTCGATGTTCAACAAGATCAACGCCGAGTACTACGGCACGCCGACGCCGGTTCAGCAGCTGGCGTCCTTCCACGTGCCCGAGGCGCGCATGGTGACCATTCAGCCCTACGACAAGGGCTCGACGAATGCGATCATCAAGGCCATCCGCGACTCCGACCTCGGCGTCAACCCGACCGACGACGGTCAGGTGATCCGCGTGACGTTCCCGGAGCTGTCCGAGGAGCGCCGCAAGGAGTACATCAAGGTCGCCAGGAACAAGGGCGAGCACGCCAAGGTGTCCATCCGCAACATCCGCCGCTCCGCCAAGGAGACCCTCGACAAGATGATCAAGGACGGCGAGGCGGGCGAGGACGAGGTCAGGCGGGCCGAGAAGGAGCTCGACGACCTCACCCAGAAGCACGTCGCGAAGATCGACGAGCTGCTCAAGCACAAGGAAGCCGAGCTGCTCGAAGTCTGA
- the pyrH gene encoding UMP kinase — protein MLKLSGEAFAGSEPLGIDPVIVDHLADSITEAVKEGVQVAVVVGGGNMFRGATLSQGGIDRARADYMGMLGTVINCLALQDFLERRGVETRVQTAITMQQVAEPFLPRRAIRHLEKGRVVIFGAGLGSPYFSTDTAASQRALEIGAEALLKGTQVDGIYDSDPRKNPYAVRFDHLDYGEVLLRDLAVMDATAISLCKDNDLPIVVFDLMGEGNILRAVRGEKIGTLVSPAGK, from the coding sequence ATGCTGAAGCTTTCGGGAGAGGCGTTCGCCGGGAGCGAGCCGCTGGGCATCGACCCGGTGATCGTCGATCACCTGGCCGACTCGATCACCGAGGCGGTCAAGGAAGGCGTGCAGGTCGCGGTCGTGGTCGGCGGCGGCAACATGTTCCGCGGCGCGACGCTGTCGCAGGGGGGCATCGACCGGGCCAGGGCCGACTACATGGGCATGCTCGGCACGGTCATCAACTGCCTGGCGCTGCAGGACTTCCTGGAGCGGCGGGGCGTGGAGACCCGCGTGCAGACCGCCATCACCATGCAGCAGGTGGCGGAGCCGTTCCTGCCGCGCCGCGCGATCAGGCACCTGGAGAAGGGCCGCGTGGTGATCTTCGGAGCGGGGCTCGGCTCGCCGTACTTCTCGACCGACACCGCGGCGTCCCAGCGGGCTCTGGAGATCGGCGCCGAGGCGCTGCTCAAGGGCACGCAGGTGGACGGGATCTACGACTCCGACCCACGCAAGAACCCGTACGCGGTCCGGTTCGACCACCTCGACTACGGCGAGGTGCTGCTGCGCGACCTCGCGGTCATGGACGCCACCGCGATCAGCCTGTGCAAGGACAACGATCTGCCGATCGTGGTCTTCGACCTGATGGGCGAGGGCAACATCCTGCGTGCGGTACGCGGTGAGAAAATCGGCACGCTGGTGAGTCCCGCAGGCAAATGA
- the tsf gene encoding translation elongation factor Ts, producing the protein MASVNMADVKRLREITAAGMMDCKKALEESEGDFDRAIELLRLKGAKDVGKRESRTASNGLVALKQDGDSAAALVEINCETDFVAKGERFQELAAQVVAHVLATKPADVAALVESSFDGKTVKEHLDVANAALGEKIEIRRFAVLEGGYIGAYMHKTDPALPPAVGVLVQLDKPNAEVAKDIAQHAAAMAPQYLKAESVPAEVVEKERKLFEEMTREEGKPEAAIGKIVEGRVNGWYKDFTLLQQAFVKDNKKSVGKYAEENGVEVLGFVRFKVGQA; encoded by the coding sequence ATGGCTTCCGTGAACATGGCCGACGTCAAGCGGCTTCGTGAGATCACCGCTGCCGGCATGATGGACTGCAAGAAGGCGCTGGAGGAGTCCGAGGGCGACTTCGACCGCGCGATCGAGCTGCTGCGCCTCAAGGGTGCCAAGGACGTGGGCAAGCGCGAGTCCCGCACCGCCTCCAACGGCCTGGTCGCGCTCAAGCAGGACGGCGACTCCGCCGCCGCGCTGGTCGAGATCAACTGCGAGACCGACTTCGTGGCCAAGGGCGAGCGCTTCCAGGAGCTGGCCGCCCAGGTCGTCGCGCACGTGCTGGCGACCAAGCCCGCCGACGTGGCGGCGCTGGTCGAGTCCTCCTTCGACGGCAAGACCGTCAAGGAGCACCTCGACGTCGCCAACGCCGCGCTCGGTGAGAAGATCGAGATCCGGCGCTTCGCGGTGCTGGAGGGCGGCTACATCGGCGCGTACATGCACAAGACCGACCCGGCGCTGCCGCCGGCCGTCGGCGTGCTGGTGCAGCTCGACAAGCCGAACGCCGAGGTCGCCAAGGACATCGCGCAGCACGCCGCCGCGATGGCGCCGCAGTACCTCAAGGCCGAGTCCGTTCCCGCCGAGGTCGTCGAGAAGGAGCGCAAGCTCTTCGAGGAGATGACCCGCGAGGAGGGCAAGCCCGAGGCCGCCATCGGCAAGATCGTCGAGGGGCGCGTGAACGGCTGGTACAAGGACTTCACGCTGCTGCAGCAGGCCTTCGTCAAGGACAACAAGAAGAGCGTGGGCAAGTACGCCGAGGAGAACGGCGTCGAGGTCCTCGGCTTTGTCCGCTTCAAGGTCGGTCAGGCTTAG
- the rpsB gene encoding 30S ribosomal protein S2 translates to MAPVVTMRQLLESGVHFGHQTRRWNPKMKRFIFTERNGIYIIDLQKSLSYIDRAYDFVKETVAHGGTILFIGTKKQAQEAISEQAARVGMPYVNQRWLGGMLTNFSTVHKRLQRLKELEELDFDNVAGSGLTKKELLMRRREKDKLERTLGGIRDMGRVPSAVWVVDTKKEHIAISEAKKLGIPVVAILDTNCDPDEVDYPIPGNDDAIRAVGLLTRVVADGVAAGLMARSGAARGDEKPAAAEPLAEWERELIEQGTGEQPAAEEAAAAPEAAAEAAPAEAAAPAEAAAPAEAPAEAEAETAAGEGENEQQA, encoded by the coding sequence ATGGCCCCCGTCGTCACCATGCGACAGCTGCTTGAGAGTGGCGTTCACTTCGGTCACCAGACCCGGCGCTGGAACCCGAAGATGAAGCGCTTCATCTTCACCGAGCGCAACGGCATCTACATCATCGACCTGCAGAAGTCTCTGTCGTACATCGACCGCGCCTATGACTTCGTCAAGGAGACCGTCGCGCACGGCGGCACGATCCTGTTCATCGGCACCAAGAAGCAGGCTCAGGAGGCCATCTCCGAGCAGGCCGCGCGGGTCGGTATGCCGTACGTCAACCAGCGCTGGCTGGGTGGCATGCTCACCAACTTCTCCACCGTGCACAAGAGGCTGCAGCGTCTGAAGGAGCTCGAGGAGCTCGACTTCGACAACGTCGCGGGCTCGGGGCTCACCAAGAAGGAGCTCCTCATGCGCCGCCGTGAGAAGGACAAGCTGGAGCGTACGCTCGGCGGTATCCGCGACATGGGCCGCGTGCCCAGCGCCGTGTGGGTCGTCGACACCAAGAAGGAGCACATCGCGATCAGCGAGGCCAAGAAGCTTGGCATCCCGGTCGTCGCGATCCTCGACACCAACTGCGACCCCGACGAGGTCGACTACCCGATCCCCGGCAACGACGACGCCATCCGCGCCGTCGGCCTGCTGACCCGGGTGGTCGCCGACGGTGTCGCCGCCGGGCTGATGGCGCGTTCCGGCGCCGCCCGCGGTGACGAGAAGCCGGCCGCCGCCGAGCCGCTGGCCGAGTGGGAGCGCGAGCTCATCGAGCAGGGCACCGGCGAGCAGCCTGCGGCCGAGGAGGCCGCTGCCGCTCCCGAGGCCGCCGCCGAGGCTGCTCCCGCCGAGGCCGCCGCTCCGGCTGAGGCTGCCGCTCCCGCCGAGGCTCCGGCCGAGGCCGAGGCCGAGACCGCTGCTGGTGAGGGCGAGAACGAGCAGCAGGCCTGA
- a CDS encoding ArsR/SmtB family transcription factor, with translation MTQDREGLSDPKAMRALAHPARLMILNRLRVEGSATATEVAEIAGITPSAASYHLRMLAKYGFVEDAPARGDGRERMWRGVDRPLSVGVQPDDQPEVRAAKVLLIAAFRRDANEEAERALAASDLEPEEWREVTLFSRHRLRVDAGELAELNRQIEKVLEPYFARDRGEEVAPEGARVVEAQVNLFPVAARVVPGLPTEDHDARMVSE, from the coding sequence ATGACGCAGGACAGAGAAGGGCTCAGCGATCCCAAGGCGATGCGGGCGCTGGCTCATCCGGCGAGGTTGATGATCCTCAACAGGCTTCGGGTGGAGGGCAGCGCCACCGCCACCGAGGTGGCGGAGATCGCGGGGATCACGCCCAGCGCCGCCAGTTATCACTTGCGGATGCTGGCCAAGTACGGGTTCGTCGAGGACGCTCCGGCGCGGGGGGACGGCAGGGAGCGGATGTGGCGGGGGGTGGACCGGCCGCTGAGCGTCGGGGTGCAGCCTGATGATCAGCCGGAGGTGCGGGCTGCCAAGGTGCTGCTGATCGCGGCGTTCCGGCGGGATGCGAACGAGGAGGCGGAGCGGGCCCTGGCCGCCTCCGACCTGGAGCCTGAAGAGTGGCGTGAGGTGACGCTCTTCAGCCGGCATCGGCTCCGGGTGGACGCCGGAGAGCTCGCGGAGCTGAATCGTCAGATCGAGAAGGTGCTGGAGCCGTATTTCGCCCGGGATCGGGGTGAGGAGGTCGCGCCAGAGGGGGCCAGGGTGGTGGAGGCGCAGGTCAATCTGTTCCCGGTCGCGGCGAGGGTGGTTCCGGGGCTGCCTACCGAGGACCACGATGCTCGGATGGTCTCTGAGTGA